A portion of the Ralstonia nicotianae genome contains these proteins:
- a CDS encoding flagellar brake protein, whose product MIELQPLDIPLAAPLPWPMLEPDGQLLVPKGDVIHSPEEIDLLFTLHRPHRRMDVATPASAEFAHSQFPQPLLPDMDDAPADERSIALERLGLRPGGVLTVRLTAGAGQSKGSARVIGYSPQRHLLITVPTDNGRSLMPVKDELLEIHSFSGEGIASFECTVMAVCRLPFEYAVLSPPRRIKRRPLRKSLRIRANVVGKMLVSGEPPRMIHISDLSTTGASFRSAHRLEVSGAPARLRFRVKTRDYHSELVAPALIRSEKPAGDLPNVYQYGVEFLELAAAQKMLLQCFIYEQLLWGGQRIV is encoded by the coding sequence ATGATCGAACTCCAACCTCTCGACATCCCCCTTGCCGCCCCCCTGCCCTGGCCCATGCTGGAGCCGGATGGGCAACTGCTCGTCCCCAAGGGCGACGTGATCCACTCGCCCGAAGAAATCGACCTGCTGTTCACGCTGCACCGGCCGCACCGGCGAATGGACGTGGCGACGCCCGCTTCGGCCGAGTTCGCCCACTCGCAGTTTCCCCAGCCCCTGCTCCCGGACATGGACGACGCCCCGGCGGACGAACGGTCGATCGCCCTGGAGCGGCTGGGCCTGCGCCCCGGCGGCGTGCTGACCGTGCGCCTGACGGCGGGCGCCGGCCAGAGCAAGGGCAGCGCCCGCGTGATCGGCTACAGCCCGCAGCGCCACCTGCTCATCACCGTGCCCACCGACAACGGCCGCTCCCTGATGCCGGTGAAGGACGAGCTGCTGGAGATCCACTCCTTCTCGGGCGAGGGCATCGCCAGCTTCGAATGCACGGTGATGGCGGTCTGCCGCCTGCCGTTCGAATACGCGGTGCTGTCGCCGCCGCGGCGTATCAAGCGCCGTCCGCTGCGCAAATCGCTGCGCATCCGCGCCAACGTGGTCGGCAAGATGCTGGTCAGCGGGGAGCCGCCGCGCATGATCCATATCTCCGACCTCAGCACCACCGGGGCGTCGTTCCGCTCGGCGCATCGGCTGGAGGTGAGCGGCGCGCCGGCCCGCCTGCGCTTCCGCGTCAAGACGCGCGACTACCACTCCGAGCTGGTGGCCCCCGCGCTGATCCGCAGCGAAAAGCCGGCCGGCGACCTGCCCAACGTCTACCAGTACGGCGTGGAGTTCCTGGAACTGGCGGCCGCGCAGAAGATGCTGCTGCAATGCTTTATCTACGAGCAGCTGCTGTGGGGCGGCCAGCGCATCGTCTGA
- the cydB gene encoding cytochrome d ubiquinol oxidase subunit II, whose translation MLLDLVPLWAGILALAVLMYVLLDGFDLGVGMLFGIHPDEAHRNTMIASVAPIWDFNETWLILGGGGMLAAFPLAFTVIMPALYFPILIMLLGLLFRGVAFEFREVEGAHRRLWDTGFYLGSFIATFAQGVVLGNFITGFPVEGRQFSGSSWDWVAPFPLLTGVGLIFGYALQGATWLVMKTEGDLQEWARVQSRRCLFGVLAFIVMISIWTPLADARIAARWFSWPNLLIFSPVPVLTALLTWWLWDSLDKRRELAPFFASIGLFFLAYTGLIISLWPFVAPPHITLWDAAAGPKSQGFLLIGTLFLLPITLLYVVWSYYVFRGKVRGDVGYHHL comes from the coding sequence ATGCTGCTTGATCTCGTGCCCCTGTGGGCGGGCATCCTGGCCCTGGCCGTGCTGATGTACGTGCTGCTGGACGGATTCGACCTGGGCGTCGGCATGCTGTTCGGCATCCATCCCGACGAGGCGCACCGCAACACCATGATCGCCTCGGTCGCCCCGATCTGGGATTTCAACGAGACCTGGCTGATCCTCGGCGGCGGGGGCATGCTGGCGGCGTTTCCGCTGGCGTTCACGGTCATCATGCCGGCGCTGTATTTCCCCATCCTGATCATGCTGCTGGGGCTGCTGTTCCGGGGCGTGGCCTTCGAGTTTCGCGAGGTGGAGGGCGCGCACCGCCGCCTGTGGGACACCGGCTTCTATCTCGGCTCGTTCATCGCGACGTTCGCGCAGGGCGTGGTGCTGGGCAACTTCATCACCGGCTTTCCCGTGGAGGGGCGCCAGTTCTCCGGCTCCAGCTGGGACTGGGTCGCCCCGTTCCCGCTGCTGACCGGCGTCGGCCTGATCTTCGGCTACGCGCTGCAGGGCGCGACGTGGCTGGTGATGAAGACCGAGGGGGACTTGCAGGAATGGGCGCGCGTGCAGTCCCGCCGCTGCCTGTTCGGCGTGCTGGCCTTCATCGTGATGATCAGCATCTGGACGCCGCTGGCCGATGCCCGCATCGCCGCGCGCTGGTTCAGCTGGCCGAACCTGCTGATCTTCTCGCCGGTGCCGGTGCTGACCGCGCTGCTGACGTGGTGGCTGTGGGATTCGCTGGACAAGCGGCGCGAGCTGGCGCCGTTCTTTGCCTCGATCGGCCTGTTCTTCCTGGCCTACACGGGGCTCATCATCAGCCTCTGGCCCTTCGTGGCGCCGCCGCACATCACACTGTGGGATGCCGCGGCCGGGCCCAAGTCGCAGGGCTTCCTGCTGATCGGCACGCTGTTCCTGCTGCCGATCACGCTGCTGTATGTGGTGTGGTCGTACTACGTGTTCCGCGGCAAGGTGCGCGGCGACGTCGGCTACCACCATCTGTAA
- a CDS encoding cytochrome ubiquinol oxidase subunit I, with product MLEVSVTFDALLLSRVQFAWVVALHILLPAFTVGLSCFVATLEVRWWITNDDVFRRLSTFWTKIFAVSFGMGVVSGIVMPFQFGTNWSRFSDAASNVIGSLMGYEVITAFFLEAGFLGVLLFGRKLVPQWAHVLSAVMVALGTVLSSFWILAVNSWMQTPVGFEVVDGRYFPTDLLAVIFNPSFPYRLVHTVTAFVVTTGFVVLAVGAYYLRRGRFVDESRIMVRMALFFLAVMVPLQIVVGDLHGLNTLEHQPAKLAAMEGLWETRTHAPASLFAIPDAQAETNRYEIAIPALGSLYLTHRWDGEVKGLKDFPREDRPPVIIVYFAFRIMVGVAMLMLALVAWGLLLHRRGRLLQADAYLHAATWGAPLGFIAVLAGWTTTEVGRQPWVIYGHLRTAQGVTPSLTAADVALSLAGYMLCYLVIFGGGLTLLLRLARGGPGGHNVEEPEFTPHERPARPLSAAGESDEAGHPPHPRGGPDAA from the coding sequence ATGCTGGAGGTGTCAGTGACATTCGACGCTCTGCTGTTGTCGCGCGTGCAATTTGCCTGGGTGGTGGCGCTGCATATCCTGCTGCCGGCGTTCACGGTGGGCCTGTCGTGCTTCGTGGCGACGCTCGAGGTGCGCTGGTGGATCACCAACGACGACGTGTTCCGCCGCCTGTCCACGTTCTGGACCAAGATCTTCGCGGTGTCGTTCGGCATGGGCGTGGTGTCGGGCATCGTGATGCCGTTCCAGTTCGGCACCAACTGGAGCCGGTTTTCCGATGCCGCCTCCAACGTGATCGGCTCCCTGATGGGCTACGAGGTGATCACGGCCTTCTTCCTGGAGGCGGGCTTCCTGGGGGTACTGCTGTTCGGGCGCAAGCTGGTGCCGCAGTGGGCCCACGTGCTGTCGGCGGTGATGGTGGCGCTCGGCACGGTGCTGTCGTCGTTCTGGATCCTGGCGGTCAACAGCTGGATGCAGACGCCGGTCGGCTTCGAGGTCGTCGATGGCCGCTACTTTCCCACCGACCTGCTGGCGGTGATCTTCAATCCCTCGTTTCCGTATCGCCTGGTGCATACCGTGACGGCCTTCGTGGTGACCACGGGCTTCGTCGTGCTGGCCGTGGGCGCGTATTACCTGCGGCGCGGGCGCTTCGTGGACGAGAGCCGCATCATGGTGCGCATGGCGCTGTTCTTCCTGGCGGTGATGGTGCCGCTGCAGATCGTGGTCGGCGACCTGCACGGGCTGAACACGCTGGAGCACCAGCCCGCCAAGCTGGCTGCAATGGAAGGACTGTGGGAGACGCGCACGCACGCGCCGGCCTCGCTGTTCGCGATTCCCGATGCGCAGGCCGAGACCAACCGCTACGAGATCGCCATCCCCGCGCTCGGCAGCCTGTACCTGACCCACCGCTGGGACGGCGAGGTCAAGGGCCTGAAGGATTTCCCGCGCGAAGACCGGCCGCCGGTGATCATCGTCTACTTCGCGTTCCGCATCATGGTGGGCGTCGCCATGCTGATGCTGGCCCTGGTGGCATGGGGCCTGCTGCTGCACCGGCGCGGCAGGCTGCTCCAGGCCGATGCGTATCTGCATGCGGCGACCTGGGGCGCGCCGCTGGGCTTCATCGCCGTGCTGGCGGGGTGGACCACCACCGAGGTCGGCCGCCAGCCCTGGGTGATCTACGGGCATTTGCGCACCGCCCAGGGCGTCACGCCCTCGCTGACGGCGGCCGACGTGGCGCTGTCGCTGGCCGGCTACATGCTCTGCTACCTGGTGATCTTCGGCGGCGGGCTGACGCTGCTGCTGCGGCTGGCGCGCGGCGGCCCGGGCGGGCACAACGTCGAGGAGCCGGAATTCACGCCGCACGAGCGTCCGGCCCGTCCGCTGTCCGCCGCCGGGGAGTCCGACGAGGCGGGCCATCCACCTCATCCGCGCGGAGGCCCCGATGCTGCTTGA
- a CDS encoding bifunctional diguanylate cyclase/phosphodiesterase, with protein MSRARSVAPPGLDPVSGLPDRERFVQLLARTPHPVPSGGVGALLLIGFDHFAEAAASLGPLAARNVMVECASRLQALCPQAVDGAAPVVGRIGPETFAVASAAFASAQAVHDLARRISASLTRPFITAGYELVCSCSIGMTMFDGPPADAARLIEQADRALFHVQHGGEQSPAMYAPAATAGAPGIAADTNDPVSEHPRLAAQLRHALARRQFSLNLQPQLSLVNGQIVGYEFLLRWISPELGGVAPADFLPILEQTGDIRKVGHWVLDNAAQMLAGLQREEAERAGTARQPDLHAAVNLSDAQLLDPQLSEVVRDIAARHAVPTARLVFEVSEHTLLRAGAAARQAVDALHACGARVAVEDFGATAHSLDCLAQFRPDQVKLDRGVVGAVSGAGDDTALQRLVVAAHDAGVPVTATRVETAAQLQALRACRCDVIQGYLLSQPFPARWIDDTQGVIAERARDLMP; from the coding sequence ATGAGTCGCGCAAGGTCTGTCGCGCCGCCTGGTCTGGACCCCGTTTCCGGATTGCCTGACCGCGAACGATTCGTCCAGCTGCTGGCCCGGACGCCGCATCCCGTTCCCTCCGGCGGCGTTGGCGCACTGCTGCTGATCGGCTTCGACCATTTTGCCGAGGCGGCAGCCTCGCTCGGGCCCCTCGCCGCGCGCAACGTCATGGTCGAATGCGCATCACGCCTGCAAGCGCTGTGCCCCCAGGCCGTGGATGGCGCCGCGCCCGTGGTCGGGCGGATCGGGCCGGAAACCTTTGCGGTCGCGTCGGCCGCGTTTGCGTCGGCGCAGGCCGTCCATGATCTGGCCCGCCGCATCTCGGCCTCGCTCACGCGGCCGTTCATCACCGCGGGCTACGAACTGGTGTGCTCGTGCAGCATCGGCATGACCATGTTCGATGGTCCCCCGGCCGACGCCGCCCGCCTGATCGAACAGGCCGACCGCGCCCTCTTCCATGTGCAGCACGGCGGCGAGCAGAGCCCGGCCATGTACGCCCCCGCCGCCACGGCAGGCGCGCCCGGGATTGCCGCGGATACAAACGATCCCGTCAGCGAGCATCCGCGGCTGGCGGCTCAGCTGCGGCATGCGCTGGCGCGTCGGCAGTTCAGCCTGAACCTGCAGCCGCAGCTCAGCCTGGTCAACGGCCAGATCGTCGGCTACGAATTCCTGCTGCGCTGGATCTCGCCCGAACTCGGCGGCGTCGCGCCGGCGGACTTCCTGCCGATCCTGGAGCAGACCGGCGATATCCGCAAGGTCGGGCACTGGGTGCTCGACAATGCCGCGCAGATGCTCGCCGGCCTGCAGCGCGAAGAGGCCGAGCGTGCCGGCACGGCCCGCCAACCGGACCTGCACGCCGCAGTGAATCTGTCGGATGCCCAACTGCTCGACCCGCAGCTGAGCGAGGTGGTACGCGACATTGCCGCGCGCCACGCGGTGCCCACCGCGCGCCTGGTCTTCGAGGTGTCCGAGCACACGCTGCTGCGGGCCGGCGCGGCGGCACGGCAGGCCGTGGATGCGCTGCATGCCTGCGGCGCGCGCGTGGCGGTGGAAGATTTCGGGGCGACCGCGCACAGCCTCGACTGCCTGGCGCAGTTCCGCCCGGACCAGGTCAAGCTCGACCGCGGCGTGGTCGGCGCGGTCTCCGGCGCCGGGGACGACACCGCACTGCAGCGCCTGGTGGTGGCGGCCCACGACGCCGGCGTGCCCGTCACGGCCACGCGGGTGGAAACGGCGGCCCAGTTGCAGGCCTTGCGGGCCTGCCGCTGCGATGTCATCCAGGGCTACCTGCTGTCGCAGCCCTTCCCGGCGCGCTGGATCGACGATACGCAGGGCGTCATCGCCGAACGCGCGCGCGATCTGATGCCGTAA
- a CDS encoding methyl-accepting chemotaxis protein produces the protein MWKWMDSSIRTRLTVLVAAFAVMIAAVGGTGIATGRATNADLRAVYLEDAKGLDLLAKDTANLLWARIHLTNFDSVSSPEELAKLLKDAHAMVDAANAAWAAFTQLPIPDADRAQLQAADAARARFVKTALEPAITALERSDLTTYRDLNTTQVPQLFAVYDAALQPLVKARFAYGQARFDRSQSRYAASVWLSGGLLLAALVLSVVARGVLGRTLVRPLERAIHVFERMAAGDLATRMDEPTRAGRRDETARLMHAVASMQSSLQKMVGQVRTGSDSIASATKQIAAGNADLSQRTEQQASSLEETASSMEELTSIVKQNADNARQASTLAVNASDVAVKGGEVVGRVVETMAGINGSSKKIADIIGVIEGIAFQTNILALNAAVEAARAGEQGRGFAVVAGEVRSLAQRSATAAKEIKELISDSVDRVQNGSKLVAEAGTVIDEVVVAVKRVTDIMGEISSASDEQSSGIEQVNQAVNQMDEVTQQNAALVEQAAAAAESLEAQAEALRQAVSAFRVGHA, from the coding sequence ATGTGGAAGTGGATGGACTCCAGTATCCGGACACGCCTGACGGTGCTCGTCGCCGCCTTTGCCGTGATGATCGCGGCGGTGGGCGGCACCGGCATCGCCACCGGCCGGGCCACCAACGCCGATTTGCGCGCCGTCTACCTGGAAGATGCCAAGGGCCTCGACCTGCTGGCCAAGGACACGGCCAACCTGCTGTGGGCGCGCATCCACCTGACCAACTTCGATTCGGTGTCCTCGCCGGAAGAACTGGCCAAGCTGCTCAAGGACGCGCACGCGATGGTCGATGCGGCCAATGCGGCGTGGGCGGCGTTCACGCAACTGCCCATCCCCGACGCCGACCGGGCCCAACTGCAAGCCGCCGATGCCGCGCGCGCCCGGTTCGTCAAGACCGCGCTGGAACCGGCCATCACCGCGCTGGAGCGCAGCGACCTGACCACCTACCGCGATCTGAACACCACCCAGGTGCCGCAGCTGTTCGCGGTCTATGACGCCGCGCTGCAGCCGCTGGTCAAGGCGCGCTTCGCTTACGGCCAGGCCCGTTTCGACCGTTCGCAGTCGCGCTACGCCGCGAGCGTCTGGCTCTCGGGCGGCCTGCTGCTGGCCGCGCTGGTGCTGTCGGTGGTGGCGCGCGGCGTGTTGGGCCGCACGCTGGTGCGGCCGCTGGAGCGGGCCATCCACGTGTTCGAGCGCATGGCCGCGGGCGATCTCGCCACCCGCATGGACGAGCCCACCCGCGCCGGCCGCCGCGACGAGACCGCGCGCCTGATGCACGCCGTGGCGTCGATGCAGTCGAGCCTGCAGAAGATGGTCGGACAGGTCCGCACCGGCTCCGACTCGATCGCCAGCGCCACCAAGCAGATCGCCGCCGGCAACGCCGACCTGTCGCAGCGCACCGAACAGCAGGCTTCGTCGCTGGAGGAAACCGCCTCCAGCATGGAGGAGCTGACCTCGATCGTGAAGCAGAACGCGGACAACGCGCGCCAGGCGAGCACGCTGGCGGTCAACGCCTCCGATGTGGCGGTCAAGGGCGGCGAAGTGGTCGGCCGCGTGGTCGAGACCATGGCCGGCATCAACGGCAGCAGCAAGAAGATCGCCGACATCATCGGCGTGATCGAAGGGATTGCGTTCCAGACCAACATCCTGGCGCTGAACGCGGCGGTGGAAGCGGCCCGGGCCGGCGAGCAGGGTCGCGGCTTCGCGGTGGTGGCGGGCGAGGTGCGCAGCCTGGCGCAGCGCTCGGCCACGGCGGCCAAGGAAATCAAGGAACTGATCTCGGATTCGGTCGACCGCGTGCAGAATGGCTCGAAGCTGGTGGCCGAGGCCGGCACGGTGATCGACGAAGTGGTGGTGGCGGTCAAGCGCGTGACGGACATCATGGGCGAGATCAGCTCGGCGTCGGACGAGCAGAGCTCGGGCATCGAGCAGGTCAACCAGGCGGTGAACCAGATGGACGAGGTGACGCAGCAGAACGCGGCGCTGGTGGAGCAGGCCGCGGCCGCCGCCGAATCGCTGGAGGCGCAGGCCGAAGCGTTGCGGCAGGCGGTCTCGGCGTTCCGCGTGGGGCACGCTTGA
- a CDS encoding entericidin A/B family lipoprotein produces MKKLIALLALGCAVLAGCNTMSGIGKDIQAGGQKLENAADNTKQKM; encoded by the coding sequence ATGAAGAAACTGATCGCTTTGCTGGCCCTGGGCTGTGCCGTCCTGGCCGGCTGCAACACCATGTCGGGCATCGGCAAGGACATCCAGGCCGGCGGCCAGAAGCTGGAAAACGCCGCCGACAACACCAAGCAGAAGATGTAA
- the cls gene encoding cardiolipin synthase: MPTSTTAFAAFIFLVHCVGVLAAGHAVLTVRTSQGAIAWAISLVTLPEFTLIPYLIFGRSTFAGYVDARRFHNARLREITLSDDWRRLRDHESAVVAPQHACMQALPRLTGMPCLARNRVRLLVNGAETFKAIFAAIKAARQVLFVQFFIVHDDALGRRLAEALLERARAGVRIYFLFDRIGSHALPGHYVRQLEAGGVMVRPFSTHAGVVNRFQLNFRNHRKLVVVDGERAYVGGHNVGTEYLGEHPPLAPWRDTHIEIVGAAVMDLQLTFAEDWYWAAHEVPQLIVPRERPGEDMVCQVVASGPADPQETCSLFFVEAIQSARKRLWITTPYFIPDEAVFAALRLAVLRGVDVRILIPARPDHRVVFHASTLYAYQAIRAGVKIYRYLPGFLHQKVVLIDDEAAAVGSANLDNRSFRLNFELMVVTADHRFANDVAQMLEADFAHATRIGRDEYEHAHPARRVVMHVAKLFAPIL, encoded by the coding sequence ATGCCGACCAGTACCACTGCATTTGCCGCGTTCATCTTCCTGGTGCACTGCGTGGGCGTGCTCGCCGCGGGGCACGCCGTGCTGACGGTGCGCACCTCGCAGGGCGCCATCGCATGGGCCATCTCGCTCGTCACGCTGCCCGAGTTCACGCTGATCCCCTACCTGATCTTCGGGCGCAGCACCTTTGCCGGCTATGTCGATGCCCGGCGCTTCCACAATGCCCGCCTGCGCGAGATCACGCTCTCCGACGACTGGCGCCGCCTGCGCGACCATGAGTCGGCCGTGGTCGCGCCGCAGCATGCGTGCATGCAGGCCCTGCCGCGGCTGACCGGCATGCCGTGCCTGGCCCGCAACCGGGTACGCCTGCTGGTCAACGGGGCCGAGACGTTCAAGGCCATCTTCGCCGCCATCAAAGCGGCGCGGCAGGTCCTGTTCGTGCAGTTCTTCATCGTGCACGACGACGCGCTCGGCCGCCGGCTGGCCGAGGCGCTGCTGGAGCGCGCCCGCGCCGGGGTGCGCATCTACTTCCTGTTCGACCGCATCGGCAGCCATGCCCTGCCCGGCCACTACGTGCGGCAGCTCGAAGCCGGCGGCGTGATGGTGCGGCCGTTTTCCACCCATGCTGGCGTCGTCAACCGCTTCCAGCTCAACTTCCGCAACCACCGCAAGCTGGTGGTGGTGGACGGCGAGCGCGCCTACGTGGGCGGCCACAACGTCGGCACCGAATATCTGGGCGAGCATCCGCCGCTGGCGCCATGGCGCGACACCCACATCGAAATCGTCGGCGCGGCGGTGATGGACCTGCAGCTGACCTTCGCCGAAGACTGGTACTGGGCCGCGCACGAAGTGCCACAGCTGATCGTGCCGAGGGAGCGGCCGGGCGAGGACATGGTCTGCCAGGTGGTCGCCAGCGGCCCGGCCGATCCGCAGGAGACGTGCTCGCTGTTCTTTGTCGAGGCGATCCAGTCGGCGCGCAAGCGGCTGTGGATCACCACGCCGTACTTCATCCCCGACGAGGCCGTGTTCGCCGCGCTGCGGCTCGCGGTGCTGCGCGGCGTGGACGTGCGCATCCTGATCCCGGCGCGGCCGGACCATCGCGTGGTGTTCCACGCCTCCACGCTGTATGCCTACCAGGCCATCCGCGCCGGGGTGAAGATCTACCGCTACCTGCCGGGCTTCCTGCACCAGAAGGTGGTGCTGATCGACGACGAGGCCGCCGCCGTGGGCAGCGCCAACCTCGACAACCGCTCGTTCCGCCTGAACTTCGAGCTGATGGTCGTCACCGCGGATCACCGCTTCGCCAATGACGTCGCGCAGATGCTGGAGGCGGACTTTGCGCACGCCACGCGCATCGGCCGCGACGAGTACGAGCATGCGCACCCGGCGCGGCGCGTGGTGATGCATGTGGCCAAGCTGTTCGCGCCGATTCTCTAG
- a CDS encoding type III effector protein has translation MNRVRKSGTTHVTQTPSTPSDPASTPQTPAAQVRPRSASLPLKALKALKSAGQLAIGPMRDALGAAGIAKSSGKSPRQAPAEDYIGSLRSKIRPSPSSLAAKMHEDAPSAQTRAYMSLPSKSALAGPRHAPAADGAESSAAAARVPKKVKFNDVVLKEEFIDKPRSRKEGEVLGRSSSIRLGSPDGGGYVHQRPDKLRAAQNVSVRKILINQQAEALSTMGDAHPGAAAAIKKALAKKQLPSDVLEALEANGMNTRSGRAAVIKRFNEVEKDTAELKRDAAASEPPPQDAPQ, from the coding sequence ATGAACCGCGTCCGGAAATCCGGTACAACCCATGTCACTCAAACCCCATCCACCCCCAGTGATCCGGCTTCCACGCCGCAGACACCTGCGGCTCAGGTCCGGCCTCGCAGTGCCAGTCTGCCGCTGAAAGCGTTGAAGGCACTGAAATCGGCCGGCCAACTCGCCATCGGGCCCATGCGTGACGCACTGGGCGCTGCCGGTATCGCCAAATCCAGCGGGAAGTCGCCTCGGCAGGCGCCGGCTGAGGATTACATCGGATCGCTGCGCAGCAAGATCCGGCCTTCACCGTCCTCTCTCGCAGCGAAAATGCACGAGGATGCCCCATCCGCGCAGACGCGGGCCTACATGAGTCTGCCCTCGAAGTCAGCGCTCGCCGGGCCACGGCATGCCCCCGCTGCAGATGGGGCGGAATCTTCTGCCGCGGCGGCACGGGTGCCAAAGAAAGTGAAATTCAACGACGTGGTGTTGAAGGAAGAATTCATCGACAAGCCACGCTCGCGCAAAGAAGGCGAAGTGCTTGGCCGCAGCTCGAGCATCCGCCTCGGATCGCCCGATGGCGGAGGGTATGTACACCAGCGTCCCGATAAGTTGCGTGCCGCTCAGAATGTTTCCGTCCGCAAGATTTTGATCAATCAGCAGGCGGAAGCGCTCAGCACAATGGGCGATGCCCACCCGGGGGCCGCTGCAGCCATCAAGAAAGCGTTAGCGAAAAAGCAGCTGCCCTCCGACGTGCTGGAGGCGCTTGAAGCCAACGGCATGAATACCCGGTCTGGCAGGGCTGCGGTCATCAAGCGCTTCAATGAGGTGGAAAAGGATACCGCCGAACTCAAGCGGGACGCAGCCGCAAGCGAACCACCGCCCCAGGACGCGCCGCAGTAA
- a CDS encoding MATE family efflux transporter, with protein MTAPPARPLWRTFLSFLGPLILANILQSLSGTLNNVYVGHMLGVRALAAVSAFFPIVFFFIAFIIGLGAGASVLIGQAWGAHKPEAVKTVAGTTLSVGLLAGVAVALLGWPFAHALLGWLGTPADILPDAAVYASVMLYAMPGLFVFLLSTAMLRGVGDTRTPLRTLLLSTTVGLVLTPSLIRGWFGLPQMGVASGAIATIVSLLVALTWLAFHLRRRQHPLAPDAALARHLRIDAKVLKTVLKIGVPSGVQLVVISIAELSLLSLVNRFGSDATAAYGAGTQIISYVQFPAMSIAITASILGAQAIGAGRPDRLDAITRTGLWLNVAISGLLVVVALLFSRAVVGLFTRSAAVIDLTQSLLHISLWSSVVFGMASVFAGVMRASGTVFAPTAISILAIAAVEVPVAWMLCRHIGTNGIWAAYPAAFITMFVMQGLYYGLVWRRRAQRFGIRRMV; from the coding sequence ATGACGGCGCCACCCGCCCGTCCGCTGTGGCGGACCTTTCTGTCATTCCTCGGGCCGCTGATCCTCGCCAATATCCTGCAGTCGCTGTCGGGCACGCTCAACAACGTCTATGTCGGCCACATGCTGGGCGTGCGGGCGCTGGCGGCGGTGTCGGCGTTCTTTCCCATCGTCTTCTTCTTCATCGCCTTCATCATCGGGCTGGGGGCGGGCGCGTCGGTGCTGATCGGGCAGGCGTGGGGCGCGCACAAGCCCGAGGCGGTCAAGACCGTGGCCGGCACCACGCTGTCGGTCGGCCTGCTGGCCGGCGTGGCGGTGGCGCTGCTGGGCTGGCCGTTCGCGCATGCGCTGCTGGGCTGGCTCGGCACGCCGGCCGACATCCTGCCCGATGCCGCCGTGTATGCCAGCGTGATGCTGTACGCGATGCCCGGCCTGTTCGTCTTCCTGCTGTCCACGGCCATGCTGCGCGGCGTGGGCGATACGCGCACGCCGCTGCGCACGCTGCTGCTGTCCACGACGGTCGGCCTGGTGCTGACGCCTTCGCTGATCCGCGGCTGGTTCGGCCTGCCGCAGATGGGCGTGGCCAGCGGCGCCATCGCCACCATCGTGTCGCTGCTGGTCGCGCTCACCTGGCTGGCGTTTCATCTGCGCCGCCGGCAGCATCCGCTCGCGCCCGACGCTGCGCTGGCGCGCCATCTGCGGATCGATGCCAAGGTGCTGAAGACCGTGCTGAAGATCGGCGTGCCGTCGGGGGTGCAACTGGTGGTGATCTCTATCGCCGAGCTGTCGCTGCTGTCGCTGGTCAACCGCTTCGGCTCGGATGCCACCGCGGCCTACGGCGCCGGCACGCAGATCATCAGCTACGTGCAGTTCCCAGCCATGTCGATCGCCATCACGGCGTCCATCCTGGGCGCGCAGGCCATCGGCGCGGGCCGGCCGGACCGGCTCGATGCCATCACGCGCACCGGCCTGTGGCTGAACGTGGCGATCTCCGGCCTGCTGGTGGTGGTGGCGCTGCTGTTCTCGCGCGCGGTGGTCGGCCTGTTCACCCGCAGTGCGGCGGTGATTGATCTGACACAGAGCCTGCTGCACATCTCACTGTGGAGCTCGGTCGTGTTCGGCATGGCGAGCGTGTTCGCGGGGGTGATGCGCGCCAGCGGCACCGTTTTCGCGCCCACCGCCATCTCCATCCTGGCGATCGCGGCGGTGGAGGTGCCGGTCGCGTGGATGCTGTGCCGGCACATCGGCACCAATGGCATCTGGGCGGCGTATCCGGCGGCGTTCATCACGATGTTTGTGATGCAGGGGTTGTATTACGGGCTGGTGTGGCGCCGCCGCGCACAGCGGTTCGGAATCCGGCGCATGGTGTGA